ATATGGCACTCAGACTTGCTGCCCAAACAGTTTATGGAACAGCCAAGCTAGTTCTTGAGGGAGGACTCCACCCCGCTGAATTTAAGGACAGGGTTTCGTCCCCGGGGGGAACCACCATTGAAGGAATACACCAATTAGAGCTATATGGCTTTAGGGGAAGCGTGATTTCGGCAGTAGAATCTGCTGCACTCCGCTCGAGAGAATTAGCAAGGGGAGAATATAGATGAATATCATCGGCAACCTGCTTGGAGCTTTGGCAACAGTCATAGATATATTGCTTAATGTCTATATGTGGATAATAGTGGCAAGGGCTATAATATCGTGGGTAAGCCCGAATCCACATAATCCGATTGTGAATTTTCTGATAGTCGCTACCGAACCGGTGCTCAGGTATGTCAGAAGAGTCGTCCCCCCAATAGGAGGAACTTTCGACCTTTCGCCGATACTTGTACTAGTGGCTATCGTCTTTTTGAGACAATTTTTAGTTCAAACCCTTCGCCAATTGGCAATCAAC
Above is a window of Thermodesulfobacteriota bacterium DNA encoding:
- a CDS encoding YggT family protein, with amino-acid sequence MNIIGNLLGALATVIDILLNVYMWIIVARAIISWVSPNPHNPIVNFLIVATEPVLRYVRRVVPPIGGTFDLSPILVLVAIVFLRQFLVQTLRQLAINLSTGAF